The proteins below come from a single Eucalyptus grandis isolate ANBG69807.140 chromosome 3, ASM1654582v1, whole genome shotgun sequence genomic window:
- the LOC104435998 gene encoding very-long-chain aldehyde decarbonylase CER3 — MVPPLSAWPWENLGIFKYLLYGPFLAQVLYSRMGEDTAKSSWCLHLLIIWGLRSFTHVLFGAFGNMLFLNLSRRIIKQGVDFKQIDREWDWDNFLILQAFVASMAYYIFPILADLPLWNARGLITVLMLHIGASEPLYYWVHRHFHGKYLFTNYHSLHHESAVPQSFTAGHATFLEHLILTVIAGIPILGSVWLGHGSLSLVYGYLVMFDVLRCLGHCNVEFIPNRIFEILPFLRYLIYTPTYHSLHHTEMDTNFCLFMPLFDAVGKTLNSKSWQLQKEINAECGKRRVIPDFVFLAHVVDLTSSMHAPFVYRSLASLPYTTPFFMLPFLPIAFMVMLAMWAWAKTFVVSFYNLRGRLHHTWAVPRFGFQYFLPFAAAGINKQIEEAILDADKLGVKVISLAALNKNEALNGGGTLFVNKHPNLKVRVVHGNTLTAAVILNDLPKDVKEVFLTGATSKLGRAIALYLCRRRVRVLMLTLSTERFEKIKKEAPADCQNYLVQVTKYQAARTCKTWIVGKWITPREQSWAPPGARFHQFVVPPILPFRRDCTYGDLAAMRLPDDVQGLGSCEYTMDRGVVHACHAGGVVHSLEGWTHHEVGAIDVDRIDLVWNAALKHGLKPVSTS, encoded by the exons ATGGTTCCTCCCCTGTCTGCCTGGCCTTGGGAAAACTTGGGAATTTTCAAG TACTTGCTCTATGGACCTTTCCTTGCGCAAGTGCTGTACTCAAGGATGGGTGAAGACACTGCAAAGAGCAGCTGGTGCCTACATCTTCTCATTATCTGGGGACTTAGATCTTTCACTCATGTGCTCTTTGGCGCTTTTGGTAACATGCTGTTCCTGAATCTAAGCCGCCGGATCATCAAGCAAGGTGTAGATTTCAAACAGATAGACAGGGAATGGGACTG GGATAATTTTTTGATTCTTCAAGCTTTCGTGGCTTCCATGGCCTACTACATCTTCCCAATACTGGCGGACCTTCCTCTTTGGAACGCAAGAGGCCTCATCACAGTCCTAATGCTTCATATAGGAGCTTCAGAGCCCCTCTATTATTGGGTGCACCGACATTTCCATGGGAAATACTTATTCACTAATTACCACTCATTGCACCATGAATCTGCAGTCCCCCAGTCTTTTACAG CTGGACATGCAACATTTTTGGAGCATCTCATATTGACCGTAATTGCTGGAATTCCAATATTGGGGTCTGTTTGGCTGGGACATGGATCACTAAGCCTCGTTTATGGCTATTTGGTCATGTTTGATGTTCTGAGATGCTTGGGGCATTGCAATGTTGAATTCATTCCTAATCGCATCTTCGAGATACTTCCCTTCCTTCGATATCTCATTTATACCCCGAC ATACCATAGCCTCCATCATACGGAGATGGACACAAACTTCTGCCTCTTTATGCCCCTTTTTGATGCAGTTGGGAAGACACTAAATAGCAAATCATGGCAActtcaaaaggaaataaatgctGAATGTG GAAAAAGGAGGGTCATCCCAGACTTTGTTTTCCTGGCTCATGTTGTGGACCTAACGTCTTCAATGCACGCCCCCTTTGTATACAGATCATTAGCATCGTTGCCGTACACCACTCCTTTCTTCATGTTACCATTCTTGCCCATTGCCTTCATGGTGATGCTGGCGATGTGGGCTTGGGCTAAGACTTTTGTGGTCTCTTTCTACAACCTAAGAGGCCGTCTGCACCATACGTGGGCAGTGCCAAGATTTGGATTTCAG TACTTCTTACCATTTGCAGCTGCTGGCATTAACAAGCAGATAGAGGAGGCTATTTTAGATGCTGATAAATTAGGCGTTAAGGTCATCAGTTTGGCTGCATTAAACAAG AATGAAGCACTTAATGGAGGAGGGACATTGTTTGTCAACAAGCACCCGAACCTCAAAGTCCGTGTCGTCCATGGAAATACCTTAACAGCGGCGGTGATTCTCAACGATCTCCCTAAAGATGTCAAAGAAGTGTTTTTGACTGGTGCCACCTCCAAGCTCGGGAGGGCCATTGCTCTCTATCTTTGTCGAAGGAGAGTACGAGTCCTT ATGCTAACTCTCTCCACAGAAAGATTTGAGAAAATCAAGAAGGAAGCGCCAGCCGATTGTCAGAACTACCTTGTGCAAGTAACAAAGTACCAAGCAGCTAGGACTTGCAAG ACATGGATAGTTGGGAAATGGATCACGCCAAGAGAGCAGAGTTGGGCCCCTCCAGGAGCACGTTTCCATCAATTTGTGGTGCCACCGATTTTGCCATTCAGAAGAGACTGCACATATGGTGATCTCGCAGCTATGAGGCTACCGGATGATGTCCAAGGACTCGGAAGTTGCGAG TACACCATGGACAGAGGAGTGGTTCATGCGTGCCATGCAGGTGGAGTGGTGCATTCCCTGGAAGGATGGACTCATCACGAGGTCGGCGCCATCGACGTCGACAGGATCGATCTGGTGTGGAACGCCGCTTTAAAACACGGATTGAAGCCGGTATCGACCAGCTAA